The Nothobranchius furzeri strain GRZ-AD chromosome 6, NfurGRZ-RIMD1, whole genome shotgun sequence genome includes a region encoding these proteins:
- the aars2 gene encoding alanine--tRNA ligase, mitochondrial isoform X1: MLESVLRRFRPLSAASVRSLSGFPPLFPAAQVRKTFLDFFQESHGHILVPSSPVRPRGDPSLLFVNAGMNQFKPVFLGTADPRSPMATYRRVVNSQKCVRAGGKHNDLDDVGRDVYHHTFFEMLGNWSFGDYFKEEACHMAWSLLTEHYGIPANRLYVSYFGGDSKSRLPADEETRRIWLDLGVPPARILPFGLKDNFWEMGDTGPCGPCTEIHYDHVGGRDAAALVNADSPDVVEIWNLVFIQYNREADHSLRPLPKFCVDTGMGLERLVSVLQGKRSNYDTDLFTPLLDAIHQSSGVGPYLGRTGAADEGQVDMAYRVVADHIRTLSVCIADGVHPGMSGPELVLRRILRRAVRFCVEVLKIPQGALGSLVPTVVHTLGDVYPELSVDVDRITDVINENEAHFLSSLEQGSRIIRRTLSKQETRDDPFPASVAWSLHRDLGFPLDLVDLMLEEKGVQVDREELDRLVAQHQKAASELQSDAPSQVTPDVLSLAALLRLGLPHTDDSLKYQYQLDRGRYVFPACHATVLALYDGQVLVPEVREGQRCGVVLDQTCFYSEQGGQSHDLGYFTRTGLPDVLYPVEAVVRAGGYVVHQVTAADSLKTGDHIQLHLDQVHRLSCMVNHTATHVLNFALRKVLGPSVHQRGSHVSADRLRFDFSVKGSLGSSELQQVERCVNDIIAANQMVHSSELPLQRVRTIPGLRTVDEVYPDPVRVVSLEVPVSELLDAEMDRETSVELCCGTHLLQTGAIENLVIVSEKQLAKGVSRIIAVTGQEAIQARETGRALSQDVDSMSARLPGSAHSSLDYAQRISREASVLSDAVDNASMPQWQRRELQGRLRTILRTTNTLIRKLEAREAGQKAQGLLEKNNIKDLLVDSVDTDSLSVLMKTVNLLSSASPLSHVMLLAHQRDSGKILCACQVPKDSTALAASDWAMEVCGHFGGRAGGSAVVAKGTGISNDITEALRWAEHIARQKIR; the protein is encoded by the exons ATGCTGGAGTCAGTCCTGCGGCGGTTCCGACCGCTCTCTGCCGCCTCGGTGCGCTCTCTCAGCGGGTTTCCGCCCTTGTTTCCTGCCGCGCAGGTCCGGAAGACCTTCCTGGACTTCTTCCAGGAGAGCCACGGACACATTCTGGTTCCGTCTTCTCCCGTCCGACCCAGAGGAGACCCGAGCTTGCTGTTCGTGAACGCCGGTATGAACCAG TTCAAACCCGTCTTCCTGGGAACGGCAGATCCGCGCAGCCCGATGGCAACATACCGCAGAGTGGTCAACAGTCAGAAATGCGTCCGAGCTGGCGGGAAACACAATGATCTGGATGACGTGGGCAGAGACGTCTATCACCACACCTTCTTCGAGATGCTCGGGAACTGGTCCTTTGGAGACTACTTCAAG GAGGAGGCGTGTCACATGGCGTGGAGCCTCCTAACAGAGCATTATGGGATACCTGCAAACCGGCTGTATGTGTCTTATTTTGGTGGGGATTCTAAGTCGAGGTTACCGGCGGATGAGGAGACGCGACGCATCTGGCTGGATCTGGG GGTTCCTCCTGCTCGCATCCTGCCATTCGGACTGAAGGACAACTTCTGGGAGATGGGGGACACAGGTCCTTGTGGACCCTGCACCGAGATCCATTATGACCACGTGGGGGGCCGAGATGCCGCGGCACTGGTCAACGCAGACAGTCCAGATGTGGTGGAGATCTGGAACCTGGTCTTTATTCAGTACAACAG GGAGGCGGACCACAGTCTGCGTCCACTGCCCAAGTTCTGCGTTGATACTGGAATGGGTCTGGAGAGGCTGGTGAGCGTCCTGCAGGGGAAACGGTCCAACTACGACACTGACCTGTTCACTCCGCTGCTGGACGCCATCCACCAG AGCTCTGGGGTGGGGCCTTACCTCGGCAGGACAGGTGCAGCAGATGAAGGACAGGTGGACATGGCCTACAGAGTGGTGGCGGACCACATACGGACTTTATCGGTCTGCATTGCAGATGGAGTCCATCCTGGCATGTCAGGACCCGA GTTGGTTCTGAGGAGGATTCTGAGGCGAGCAGTCCGGTTCTGTGTCGAAGTCCTGAAGATTCCACAGGGAGCACTGGGCAGCCTGGTTCCCACTGTCGTTCACACACTG GGGGACGTGTACCCAGAGCTGTCCGTGGACGTGGACCGG ATTACAGACGTGATCAACGAGAACGAAGCTCACTTCCTGTCTTCTCTGGAGCAAGGCAGCAGGATCATTCGACGAACCCTCAGCAAGCAGGAGACCAGAGACGACCCGTTTCCTG CCTCAGTAGCCTGGTCTCTGCACCGGGACTTGGGCTTTCCTCTGGACCTGGTGGACCTGATGTTGGAGGAGAAAGGCGTCCAGGTTGACCGCGAGGAGCTGGACCGACTGGTCGCCCAGCATCAGAAG GCAGCGTCTGAGCTGCAGTCAGATGCTCCATCACAAGTGACGCCGGATGTACTCAGCCTGGCGGCGCTGCTGCGTCTCGGACTTCCCCACACCGACGACAGCCTCAAGTACCAGTACCAACTGGACCGAGGCCGATACG TGTTCCCAGCATGCCATGCGACCGTTCTGGCCCTGTATGATGGCCAGGTTCTGGTTCCTGAGGTCCGTGAAGGTCAGCGCTGTGGAGTGGTTCTGGACCAGACCTGCTTTTATTCTGAGCAGGGGGGGCAGTCACATGACCTGGGATACTTCACCCGCACCGGGCTACCG GATGTTCTGTATCCCGTGGAGGCGGTGGTCCGGGCCGGGGGGTATGTGGTCCATCAGGTGACCGCAGCCGACAGCCTGAAGACCGGAGACCACATCCAGCTGCACCTGGACCAG GTCCACCGGCTGTCCTGCATGGTGAACCATACAGCCACCCACGTCCTGAACTTTGCTCTGAGGAAGGTTCTGGGTCCGTCTGTCCATCAAAGAGGTTCTCACGTGTCCGCAGACCGCCTGCGCTTTGACTTCAGCGTCAAG GGTTCCCTCGGCTCCTCTGAACTCCAGCAGGTAGAGAGGTGTGTTAATGACATCATTGCTGCTAATCAGATGGTCCACAGCTCAGAGCTTCCCCTGCAGAGAGTCAGGACCATCCCAGGACTGAGAACTGTGGATGAG GTGTATCCCGACCCAGTCCGTGTGGTGTCTCTGGAAGTTCCGGTGTCTGAGCTTCTGGATGCCGAGATGGATAGAGAGACGTCTGTGGAGCTCTGCTGTGGAAC ACATCTGCTTCAGACCGGCGCCATTGAGAATCTGGTGATCGTCTCCGAGAAACAGCTGGCGAAAGGAGTAAGTCGGATCATTGCTGTGACGGGACAGGAAGCCATACAG GCACGGGAGACGGGGCGGGCTTTGTCTCAGGATGTGGACTCTATGTCAGCGAGATTGCCAGGCTCCGCCCACTCCAGCCTTGACTACGCCCAGCGCATTTCCAGGGAGGCCAGTGTCTTGTCTGAT GCTGTGGATAACGCCTCCATGCCACAGTGGCAACGCAGAGAACTGCAGGGCCGCCTGCGAACAATACTGAGGACCACCAATACGCTCATCAGGAAACTGGAGGCCAGAGAG GCTGGCCAGAAAGCTCAGGGTCTGCTGGAGAAGAACAACATAAAGGATCTGCTGGTGGACTCGGTGGACACAGACTCACTGTCG GTTCTCATGAAGACCGTAAACCTGCTAAGCTCCGCCTCTCCGCTCAGTCATGTGATGCTTCTCGCTCACCAGAGGGATTCTGGGAAAATTCTTTGTGCCTGTCAGGTTCCCAAG GACTCGACGGCCCTCGCTGCCTCTGATTGGGCGATGGAAGTGTGTGGCCATTTTGGGGGGCGGGCTGGTGGCTCTGCTGTAGTTGCCAAGGGAACAGGAATCAGCAATGACATTACTGAGGCCCTgaggtgggctgaacacattgccCGTCAGAAAATACGATGA
- the aars2 gene encoding alanine--tRNA ligase, mitochondrial isoform X2, translating into MLESVLRRFRPLSAASVRSLSGFPPLFPAAQVRKTFLDFFQESHGHILVPSSPVRPRGDPSLLFVNAGMNQFKPVFLGTADPRSPMATYRRVVNSQKCVRAGGKHNDLDDVGRDVYHHTFFEMLGNWSFGDYFKEEACHMAWSLLTEHYGIPANRLYVSYFGGDSKSRLPADEETRRIWLDLGVPPARILPFGLKDNFWEMGDTGPCGPCTEIHYDHVGGRDAAALVNADSPDVVEIWNLVFIQYNREADHSLRPLPKFCVDTGMGLERLVSVLQGKRSNYDTDLFTPLLDAIHQSSGVGPYLGRTGAADEGQVDMAYRVVADHIRTLSVCIADGVHPGMSGPELVLRRILRRAVRFCVEVLKIPQGALGSLVPTVVHTLGDVYPELSVDVDRITDVINENEAHFLSSLEQGSRIIRRTLSKQETRDDPFPASVAWSLHRDLGFPLDLVDLMLEEKGVQVDREELDRLVAQHQKAASELQSDAPSQVTPDVLSLAALLRLGLPHTDDSLKYQYQLDRGRYVFPACHATVLALYDGQVLVPEVREGQRCGVVLDQTCFYSEQGGQSHDLGYFTRTGLPDVLYPVEAVVRAGGYVVHQVTAADSLKTGDHIQLHLDQVHRLSCMVNHTATHVLNFALRKVLGPSVHQRGSHVSADRLRFDFSVKGSLGSSELQQVERCVNDIIAANQMVHSSELPLQRVRTIPGLRTVDEVYPDPVRVVSLEVPVSELLDAEMDRETSVELCCGTHLLQTGAIENLVIVSEKQLAKGVSRIIAVTGQEAIQARETGRALSQDVDSMSARLPGSAHSSLDYAQRISREASVLSDAVDNASMPQWQRRELQGRLRTILRTTNTLIRKLEAREAGQKAQGLLEKNNIKDLLVDSVDTDSLSDSTALAASDWAMEVCGHFGGRAGGSAVVAKGTGISNDITEALRWAEHIARQKIR; encoded by the exons ATGCTGGAGTCAGTCCTGCGGCGGTTCCGACCGCTCTCTGCCGCCTCGGTGCGCTCTCTCAGCGGGTTTCCGCCCTTGTTTCCTGCCGCGCAGGTCCGGAAGACCTTCCTGGACTTCTTCCAGGAGAGCCACGGACACATTCTGGTTCCGTCTTCTCCCGTCCGACCCAGAGGAGACCCGAGCTTGCTGTTCGTGAACGCCGGTATGAACCAG TTCAAACCCGTCTTCCTGGGAACGGCAGATCCGCGCAGCCCGATGGCAACATACCGCAGAGTGGTCAACAGTCAGAAATGCGTCCGAGCTGGCGGGAAACACAATGATCTGGATGACGTGGGCAGAGACGTCTATCACCACACCTTCTTCGAGATGCTCGGGAACTGGTCCTTTGGAGACTACTTCAAG GAGGAGGCGTGTCACATGGCGTGGAGCCTCCTAACAGAGCATTATGGGATACCTGCAAACCGGCTGTATGTGTCTTATTTTGGTGGGGATTCTAAGTCGAGGTTACCGGCGGATGAGGAGACGCGACGCATCTGGCTGGATCTGGG GGTTCCTCCTGCTCGCATCCTGCCATTCGGACTGAAGGACAACTTCTGGGAGATGGGGGACACAGGTCCTTGTGGACCCTGCACCGAGATCCATTATGACCACGTGGGGGGCCGAGATGCCGCGGCACTGGTCAACGCAGACAGTCCAGATGTGGTGGAGATCTGGAACCTGGTCTTTATTCAGTACAACAG GGAGGCGGACCACAGTCTGCGTCCACTGCCCAAGTTCTGCGTTGATACTGGAATGGGTCTGGAGAGGCTGGTGAGCGTCCTGCAGGGGAAACGGTCCAACTACGACACTGACCTGTTCACTCCGCTGCTGGACGCCATCCACCAG AGCTCTGGGGTGGGGCCTTACCTCGGCAGGACAGGTGCAGCAGATGAAGGACAGGTGGACATGGCCTACAGAGTGGTGGCGGACCACATACGGACTTTATCGGTCTGCATTGCAGATGGAGTCCATCCTGGCATGTCAGGACCCGA GTTGGTTCTGAGGAGGATTCTGAGGCGAGCAGTCCGGTTCTGTGTCGAAGTCCTGAAGATTCCACAGGGAGCACTGGGCAGCCTGGTTCCCACTGTCGTTCACACACTG GGGGACGTGTACCCAGAGCTGTCCGTGGACGTGGACCGG ATTACAGACGTGATCAACGAGAACGAAGCTCACTTCCTGTCTTCTCTGGAGCAAGGCAGCAGGATCATTCGACGAACCCTCAGCAAGCAGGAGACCAGAGACGACCCGTTTCCTG CCTCAGTAGCCTGGTCTCTGCACCGGGACTTGGGCTTTCCTCTGGACCTGGTGGACCTGATGTTGGAGGAGAAAGGCGTCCAGGTTGACCGCGAGGAGCTGGACCGACTGGTCGCCCAGCATCAGAAG GCAGCGTCTGAGCTGCAGTCAGATGCTCCATCACAAGTGACGCCGGATGTACTCAGCCTGGCGGCGCTGCTGCGTCTCGGACTTCCCCACACCGACGACAGCCTCAAGTACCAGTACCAACTGGACCGAGGCCGATACG TGTTCCCAGCATGCCATGCGACCGTTCTGGCCCTGTATGATGGCCAGGTTCTGGTTCCTGAGGTCCGTGAAGGTCAGCGCTGTGGAGTGGTTCTGGACCAGACCTGCTTTTATTCTGAGCAGGGGGGGCAGTCACATGACCTGGGATACTTCACCCGCACCGGGCTACCG GATGTTCTGTATCCCGTGGAGGCGGTGGTCCGGGCCGGGGGGTATGTGGTCCATCAGGTGACCGCAGCCGACAGCCTGAAGACCGGAGACCACATCCAGCTGCACCTGGACCAG GTCCACCGGCTGTCCTGCATGGTGAACCATACAGCCACCCACGTCCTGAACTTTGCTCTGAGGAAGGTTCTGGGTCCGTCTGTCCATCAAAGAGGTTCTCACGTGTCCGCAGACCGCCTGCGCTTTGACTTCAGCGTCAAG GGTTCCCTCGGCTCCTCTGAACTCCAGCAGGTAGAGAGGTGTGTTAATGACATCATTGCTGCTAATCAGATGGTCCACAGCTCAGAGCTTCCCCTGCAGAGAGTCAGGACCATCCCAGGACTGAGAACTGTGGATGAG GTGTATCCCGACCCAGTCCGTGTGGTGTCTCTGGAAGTTCCGGTGTCTGAGCTTCTGGATGCCGAGATGGATAGAGAGACGTCTGTGGAGCTCTGCTGTGGAAC ACATCTGCTTCAGACCGGCGCCATTGAGAATCTGGTGATCGTCTCCGAGAAACAGCTGGCGAAAGGAGTAAGTCGGATCATTGCTGTGACGGGACAGGAAGCCATACAG GCACGGGAGACGGGGCGGGCTTTGTCTCAGGATGTGGACTCTATGTCAGCGAGATTGCCAGGCTCCGCCCACTCCAGCCTTGACTACGCCCAGCGCATTTCCAGGGAGGCCAGTGTCTTGTCTGAT GCTGTGGATAACGCCTCCATGCCACAGTGGCAACGCAGAGAACTGCAGGGCCGCCTGCGAACAATACTGAGGACCACCAATACGCTCATCAGGAAACTGGAGGCCAGAGAG GCTGGCCAGAAAGCTCAGGGTCTGCTGGAGAAGAACAACATAAAGGATCTGCTGGTGGACTCGGTGGACACAGACTCACTGTCG GACTCGACGGCCCTCGCTGCCTCTGATTGGGCGATGGAAGTGTGTGGCCATTTTGGGGGGCGGGCTGGTGGCTCTGCTGTAGTTGCCAAGGGAACAGGAATCAGCAATGACATTACTGAGGCCCTgaggtgggctgaacacattgccCGTCAGAAAATACGATGA
- the aars2 gene encoding alanine--tRNA ligase, mitochondrial isoform X3 has translation MATYRRVVNSQKCVRAGGKHNDLDDVGRDVYHHTFFEMLGNWSFGDYFKEEACHMAWSLLTEHYGIPANRLYVSYFGGDSKSRLPADEETRRIWLDLGVPPARILPFGLKDNFWEMGDTGPCGPCTEIHYDHVGGRDAAALVNADSPDVVEIWNLVFIQYNREADHSLRPLPKFCVDTGMGLERLVSVLQGKRSNYDTDLFTPLLDAIHQSSGVGPYLGRTGAADEGQVDMAYRVVADHIRTLSVCIADGVHPGMSGPELVLRRILRRAVRFCVEVLKIPQGALGSLVPTVVHTLGDVYPELSVDVDRITDVINENEAHFLSSLEQGSRIIRRTLSKQETRDDPFPASVAWSLHRDLGFPLDLVDLMLEEKGVQVDREELDRLVAQHQKAASELQSDAPSQVTPDVLSLAALLRLGLPHTDDSLKYQYQLDRGRYVFPACHATVLALYDGQVLVPEVREGQRCGVVLDQTCFYSEQGGQSHDLGYFTRTGLPDVLYPVEAVVRAGGYVVHQVTAADSLKTGDHIQLHLDQVHRLSCMVNHTATHVLNFALRKVLGPSVHQRGSHVSADRLRFDFSVKGSLGSSELQQVERCVNDIIAANQMVHSSELPLQRVRTIPGLRTVDEVYPDPVRVVSLEVPVSELLDAEMDRETSVELCCGTHLLQTGAIENLVIVSEKQLAKGVSRIIAVTGQEAIQARETGRALSQDVDSMSARLPGSAHSSLDYAQRISREASVLSDAVDNASMPQWQRRELQGRLRTILRTTNTLIRKLEAREAGQKAQGLLEKNNIKDLLVDSVDTDSLSVLMKTVNLLSSASPLSHVMLLAHQRDSGKILCACQVPKDSTALAASDWAMEVCGHFGGRAGGSAVVAKGTGISNDITEALRWAEHIARQKIR, from the exons ATGGCAACATACCGCAGAGTGGTCAACAGTCAGAAATGCGTCCGAGCTGGCGGGAAACACAATGATCTGGATGACGTGGGCAGAGACGTCTATCACCACACCTTCTTCGAGATGCTCGGGAACTGGTCCTTTGGAGACTACTTCAAG GAGGAGGCGTGTCACATGGCGTGGAGCCTCCTAACAGAGCATTATGGGATACCTGCAAACCGGCTGTATGTGTCTTATTTTGGTGGGGATTCTAAGTCGAGGTTACCGGCGGATGAGGAGACGCGACGCATCTGGCTGGATCTGGG GGTTCCTCCTGCTCGCATCCTGCCATTCGGACTGAAGGACAACTTCTGGGAGATGGGGGACACAGGTCCTTGTGGACCCTGCACCGAGATCCATTATGACCACGTGGGGGGCCGAGATGCCGCGGCACTGGTCAACGCAGACAGTCCAGATGTGGTGGAGATCTGGAACCTGGTCTTTATTCAGTACAACAG GGAGGCGGACCACAGTCTGCGTCCACTGCCCAAGTTCTGCGTTGATACTGGAATGGGTCTGGAGAGGCTGGTGAGCGTCCTGCAGGGGAAACGGTCCAACTACGACACTGACCTGTTCACTCCGCTGCTGGACGCCATCCACCAG AGCTCTGGGGTGGGGCCTTACCTCGGCAGGACAGGTGCAGCAGATGAAGGACAGGTGGACATGGCCTACAGAGTGGTGGCGGACCACATACGGACTTTATCGGTCTGCATTGCAGATGGAGTCCATCCTGGCATGTCAGGACCCGA GTTGGTTCTGAGGAGGATTCTGAGGCGAGCAGTCCGGTTCTGTGTCGAAGTCCTGAAGATTCCACAGGGAGCACTGGGCAGCCTGGTTCCCACTGTCGTTCACACACTG GGGGACGTGTACCCAGAGCTGTCCGTGGACGTGGACCGG ATTACAGACGTGATCAACGAGAACGAAGCTCACTTCCTGTCTTCTCTGGAGCAAGGCAGCAGGATCATTCGACGAACCCTCAGCAAGCAGGAGACCAGAGACGACCCGTTTCCTG CCTCAGTAGCCTGGTCTCTGCACCGGGACTTGGGCTTTCCTCTGGACCTGGTGGACCTGATGTTGGAGGAGAAAGGCGTCCAGGTTGACCGCGAGGAGCTGGACCGACTGGTCGCCCAGCATCAGAAG GCAGCGTCTGAGCTGCAGTCAGATGCTCCATCACAAGTGACGCCGGATGTACTCAGCCTGGCGGCGCTGCTGCGTCTCGGACTTCCCCACACCGACGACAGCCTCAAGTACCAGTACCAACTGGACCGAGGCCGATACG TGTTCCCAGCATGCCATGCGACCGTTCTGGCCCTGTATGATGGCCAGGTTCTGGTTCCTGAGGTCCGTGAAGGTCAGCGCTGTGGAGTGGTTCTGGACCAGACCTGCTTTTATTCTGAGCAGGGGGGGCAGTCACATGACCTGGGATACTTCACCCGCACCGGGCTACCG GATGTTCTGTATCCCGTGGAGGCGGTGGTCCGGGCCGGGGGGTATGTGGTCCATCAGGTGACCGCAGCCGACAGCCTGAAGACCGGAGACCACATCCAGCTGCACCTGGACCAG GTCCACCGGCTGTCCTGCATGGTGAACCATACAGCCACCCACGTCCTGAACTTTGCTCTGAGGAAGGTTCTGGGTCCGTCTGTCCATCAAAGAGGTTCTCACGTGTCCGCAGACCGCCTGCGCTTTGACTTCAGCGTCAAG GGTTCCCTCGGCTCCTCTGAACTCCAGCAGGTAGAGAGGTGTGTTAATGACATCATTGCTGCTAATCAGATGGTCCACAGCTCAGAGCTTCCCCTGCAGAGAGTCAGGACCATCCCAGGACTGAGAACTGTGGATGAG GTGTATCCCGACCCAGTCCGTGTGGTGTCTCTGGAAGTTCCGGTGTCTGAGCTTCTGGATGCCGAGATGGATAGAGAGACGTCTGTGGAGCTCTGCTGTGGAAC ACATCTGCTTCAGACCGGCGCCATTGAGAATCTGGTGATCGTCTCCGAGAAACAGCTGGCGAAAGGAGTAAGTCGGATCATTGCTGTGACGGGACAGGAAGCCATACAG GCACGGGAGACGGGGCGGGCTTTGTCTCAGGATGTGGACTCTATGTCAGCGAGATTGCCAGGCTCCGCCCACTCCAGCCTTGACTACGCCCAGCGCATTTCCAGGGAGGCCAGTGTCTTGTCTGAT GCTGTGGATAACGCCTCCATGCCACAGTGGCAACGCAGAGAACTGCAGGGCCGCCTGCGAACAATACTGAGGACCACCAATACGCTCATCAGGAAACTGGAGGCCAGAGAG GCTGGCCAGAAAGCTCAGGGTCTGCTGGAGAAGAACAACATAAAGGATCTGCTGGTGGACTCGGTGGACACAGACTCACTGTCG GTTCTCATGAAGACCGTAAACCTGCTAAGCTCCGCCTCTCCGCTCAGTCATGTGATGCTTCTCGCTCACCAGAGGGATTCTGGGAAAATTCTTTGTGCCTGTCAGGTTCCCAAG GACTCGACGGCCCTCGCTGCCTCTGATTGGGCGATGGAAGTGTGTGGCCATTTTGGGGGGCGGGCTGGTGGCTCTGCTGTAGTTGCCAAGGGAACAGGAATCAGCAATGACATTACTGAGGCCCTgaggtgggctgaacacattgccCGTCAGAAAATACGATGA